The DNA sequence CACAACTTGAAACCAGGCGGCACGGTGGTGTAGTGGGTAGCACTGGTTCAGAGCTTGGGTGGGGGTCTCCTGGTGTCAGCGTGGGTGTTTTCAGGTTCTTCCTAGATTCCAAAGACATGTAGATTAATTGGCGACTCTAAACTGGCTGTGGGAGTGAATGTGAGGGTGAATGGCTGTCAGTTTCTGTCACTTAtgcgatagtctggtgacctgacCAGGTTGTACCCGCCTCAAGCCCAACGACAGCTGGAAAAGGCTCCACCCCCCCACTATCCTTAAGAGGACAAGCGATTACTGACAGTgaatgcattacttttcatagaaAAATATGCACGAGAACAGCTTGCATTTGATGAAAagtgcatgaataaataaacatgctgtCTCTTAAACACAGCTTCCTTGCTGAACCCAGAGCTGGAGGGCCTGGTGCCTGAACCGACTGGTAACAACGTGGTGTCGTCTCCTCTGACGCCTGCTGacctggagcagcagcaggatctACCCTCCTCCTTCATGTTCAGTGATAACGTTAACCTGGAGTGGTTGACCTGGGACGGCTCTTTGCCCAACGGTGCTGTTGCAATCTACAACGGTTACACGGAGCGCACCGACTACGTCTGCAAGTACAAGTGTGAGGCCGGTTTCTACAACCCCAGTCTGGGTCCCTACTGCCGCTATCCTTACGGTGACAGAGAGTACTACGCCCCCGAGTTTGAGATCCTGGCCAACAGAGACAACTTTGAGTTCTTGGAGTGGAAGGAAGGTTCGTACGGTTCAGTGCCCCAGCATTCAGTCAGGACCTGCCCGGGTGTCGGCATCTTCGTCGGGAAGAACAAGTACGGACTGGGGAAGGTCGTTCCTCAGTTTGAAGCCTTCTTCCTGCCTTGGGAAGGTGATGAGTATTGGTACAAGAGCTACCAGGTCCTGACCATCAACAGGGATGCCTACACCCAGCACATCTCTGACGTCAAGTATGCCATTGATGATGTCGCCATCTTCCAGTATCCTCCTGAGACCATGCGCATCTCCGGGGTCACCAACAATGAGTGCCAGACGGTGTCAAAGACGGTCACCATCTCAAAGACATCGGAGGTGGAGACCACCTGGAACATCGGCAGAAGCACCATGCTGGGCATCATGGGCTTCATCACAGCTAAAATCCCCCTCATCGGCTCCGGAGGCATCGAGCTGAGCGGCGAGAAGACTCTGCAGTTCTCCAGGGGAACCACCGTAGTGGAGTCGCTCAGCCACTCAGTGTCCGTGGAGCTTACTGTCCCCCCGAACCACTCCTGCAGAGTCCGTATGGAGGGACGCAAGATCAAAGCCGACATCCCCTACACGGCTCGCCTCAGCCGCACCTACCGCAACGGGGAAACCCAGTGGACGTCCATCTCCGGGACATACGACGGAGTCCAGATCGGAGAAGTCCGGGCCGTGGTGGACCGCTGTGAACCTGTGCCTGACGCCCAGCCGTGCCCGTGAAAGACTGATGGAAAATACAccgcaacattttttttacacaacctCTGAAATTTTGTGATATTGGAAGCAAATTATGTGTCACAATAAAACTAATGCTATGCACAAACTGAGTGGTTAACAGAACATATGTTTGTGTCGTCTGGTTTCtttaatacaactttaaatgttgaacatgcagaaaaataaaaccatgaCAG is a window from the Plectropomus leopardus isolate mb unplaced genomic scaffold, YSFRI_Pleo_2.0 unplaced_scaffold11998, whole genome shotgun sequence genome containing:
- the LOC121963650 gene encoding natterin-3-like — protein: SLLNPELEGLVPEPTGNNVVSSPLTPADLEQQQDLPSSFMFSDNVNLEWLTWDGSLPNGAVAIYNGYTERTDYVCKYKCEAGFYNPSLGPYCRYPYGDREYYAPEFEILANRDNFEFLEWKEGSYGSVPQHSVRTCPGVGIFVGKNKYGLGKVVPQFEAFFLPWEGDEYWYKSYQVLTINRDAYTQHISDVKYAIDDVAIFQYPPETMRISGVTNNECQTVSKTVTISKTSEVETTWNIGRSTMLGIMGFITAKIPLIGSGGIELSGEKTLQFSRGTTVVESLSHSVSVELTVPPNHSCRVRMEGRKIKADIPYTARLSRTYRNGETQWTSISGTYDGVQIGEVRAVVDRCEPVPDAQPCP